One Myotis daubentonii chromosome 17, mMyoDau2.1, whole genome shotgun sequence genomic window, tGTTCAGCCCCTCGGTGACAGTGCCAGACATGAACCTGCCAGACCTGgacagcagcctggccagtgtgtgtagagtgggggtggggtggggggaggtgacgagggtgggggagcaggaacCCTCAAaaccctcctgccccagcagATCCAGGAGCTCCTTTCTCCCCAGGATCCCCCCAGGCCTCTCGAGGCAGAGAATAGCAGCCCCGACTCAGGTGAGCAAGCCCACCTgcacccctcccatcccctcccgtcccctcccaCCAGCATCCTAACTgtgccccccatccccacccccaggaaagCAGCTGGTGCACTACACAGCACAGCCCCTGCTCCTGATGGACCCTGGCCCCATGGACGTGGGGAGCAGCGACCTGCCTGTGCTCTTCGAGCTGGGGGAGGGCTCCTACTTCTCAGAGGGGGATGACTATGCAGACGACCCCACCATCTCCCTGCTGACGGGCTCTGAGCCCCCCAAAGCCAAGGACCCCACTGTCTCCTAAAGGGTTCAGGAGGGCCAGCTGGTCTCCGTCAGCAGTGAGGCCCAGCCCCGCATGCCATGGCTTGCTTGGGGCTTCACAGCCACGCCGAACTGACCAATACTGTGGCTTTCACAAAGTGTATTTTGGTTTTTACATGAGTCCCCTTCCCCCTTCATAGAAATAAACATACAGGTATATATGTAGATGGCCGTGGATGGACAAGACGAGCTCTACACTGGCCTCTGGCCACTTCCTCCCAGGGGGCCAGGAGGATGCCCAGCACACCCGCTCTAGGGCCTGCAGGACccctgccccgcctcccaccAGGAGCCCCTGGGGATGTGGCTTGTCTGCCCAGCAGAGCCTTCTGGGTGCGGGGCCTGCTCTGGGAGAAGAGGGTCTGGCTCCTGTGCTGTCAGCCAAGGGGTGGGAGAGGCACAGTCCACCGGACAGCGCCCAGGAACTTCCCCAGTGCTCACCATCCTCCGTGGGCAGGGACAGGAGGCACTGCcccagcaggccccgcccctaAGGCCCAAGGGAGAGGACTTGGGTAGAGTGGGCTCTTGTTGGGCATCTCAGACGCTCCCTGTGGGGCCCAGCTGCCAATCGGCACACCTGACCTGGCACAGCCCCAGGCTCTACCCTGAGCCGGATCCAGTAAGGTAAGGTGGGAACAGGCCCAGGCTGCCTCCCACCTGGCAGGTGGGAGGGTCTGGGCAGTGTCCTGATGCTGCACCATGGGGACAGCCCAGCCCAAGGCCAGGAGAGCAGGGGGGGGGAGAGCTGTTCCGCTCGGGTCATGCAGACATTGCTCCTGAGGCAGGTGCCCCTGCCCCCATGGGTACATCACCACCAAGGGGGAGACCCCAGGCAAGGATTGGCGCCAATACTTGACCCCCTCCAGGCCCGGCCCCAAGCCCAGCTCTACTTCTAGGAGGATTGGGCACCCATTTCTGAGCCACGTCCCACACATGGTGTTAATGGACATCTGGGCAGAAAGTCTGGACACAGCAGACCTCGGGCAATGAGAGTTGCCACCCATGATGTCAGGTGCAATCTGCCCAGCCCCTCTGGCCCCCACCCCGAGGGCATTGTTCTCCCAGCGCATGGACCCTAGGGACCCAGTCCCCCATCCCAAGAGCACAGACTGAGGCCCTCTGAGTCGCTGAGCAGTTGCCCCCACAGCCAGCGCTGTTGGATCAGGTGGTGAGACCATACCCAGCGCCCTCAGCAGGCCGAGCTTACGCTGGACAGTACTTTATTGACACCCTCGGACCCTGGGTAGGGTCAGCACAGGTCCTTGAGGCACTGGCCTGTGCTGCTGCTCCCATTCCTGAGGGGCAGGAGCCCCATaggggcagagaggcctcccagGGCCAGAAGGAGGCCATGGGCAGTGAGGCAGGCGAGGTGGCAGTGAGGAGTGTGGGCAGCAGCTCAGGCCTCTGCCGCCAGGGCCTCGTGGTGCAGCACGTAGTAGTCGTGGACGTACATGAGCACCGCCACTGGCTGCCCGATGATGAGCGACAGCCACACGGCTGCATTGCCATAGTTGCCACGGAAGAAACGGCTCACTATCCAGGCCAGCGGGATCTGGGGACGATACACAGCTGACTGTGGTAACCGCGGGCTGGCTGCCCCGGGCACATAACGGCAGGCGAAGAGGCCTTGGTGCTCACCTGAGCCATCATGCCGGTGAAAGCCCAGAGACGGAACATGCGCAGAGGGATGCTCACCAGGTActgggtgaggggagagggggctgtCAGCTGGCTCCTCGGGGCCACGGCACCCAAGCTCCGGGCCCACAGCAGGGTGCCCACAAAGCACTGACCTCATGGAAGAAGGCCGAGGCCAGGAACACCCCGGTCCTGGCAACCCACTTGCTGTAGCCACGCCGGACCATTGGCTTGTAGAAGTGTCTGTGGGAGGAGGCAGCCGTGGGCAGGTGCCCAGGTCCACTCGAGggcctcccaccacccaccacccaccacccacccacctgaGACACCACTTGTGCACAGGGATGTTCCAGTTCTGCCAGAAGTAGGTGACGGACTCAGAGTTCCTGGGGTAAGAGACCATGATCAGAGGGCGCCATGACCAGCcctgaccccagccccagcccccactgaGGTCACCCACCACCAGTCCCGGTAGAACTCGCGGTCCCCAAACTGCATGAGTTCGGCCACGGCATTCAGGCAGGAGTGGAAGAGCCAGTAGAAGAAGATGAGCCAGATGAGGTGGTTGGGGACCTGGGGGACAGGTGGTGTCAGGTTCCAGAACCCCCACCCCTCAgtgcccgcgcccccccccccccccaagcccagCCTGCTCACCGCCAGCTTCAGGAGGCGCTCGATGATGCGGGAATAGTCCATATCCTGCGGGGACAAGGCTCAGCTGGCTCCCAGGCCACACCCCCTCCAGCCACAGGGGAGCCTGGCCACTCACCTTGAAGGGCTTCATGGAGTTCTGGATGGTAGGGACCATCCACTGCAAAGGAGGGCACAGCGTCAGCTCCACCCAGAGCACCCGGCAGCCCCTCTGCACCCTCACCCGTCCTGCTCCCATACCTGCTGGATCAGCCCCACCTGGAGCTGGGTGAAGAACAGCTGGGGGAAGAAGCAGAGCAGCAAACTGAGCCCCAGCATCTGGGACCACCCAGCCCctcacacccccagcctcaccaTCTCAAGGAGCCGCCGCAGCAGGAAGCGCTTTCGGATACGGGGGGAGCGGGGAAAGTTAAGTTCATAGCACAGCGTCGGGGCAAAGAGGAAGTAGTACAGATCTGGAACAGGAGGGCAGAGCTGGCACCAGGGCCCAGCCTGCggaccccacccctgtcccccacctccaggccagctgCAGGCCCCTCACCTCCGTAGGTCAGGTTGTCCGGGTAGCTCACGGTGCCCGAGGGCTGGGCCGCCCCACCGTTGGCCTTCTTCCCGGTAGAAGCTGGGAGGTggcaagggaaggaaggagagggatgcACAAGGTGaggccctgctgctgcccagtCCCGCCCGCCCCTGGCAGGCAGCCTCACCGGCCTTGGCCTTGGCACTAGCCCTGAGCTCTCGGCACCACAGGTTGACGTGCCGATAGGAGAACAGCTTGAGGAAGAGGATGGTGTACGTCGTCAGGGCCAGCACGGAGCCCACTGCAGGAAAGGCAGGGTCAGGCCGTGGCCTCCCACACCACCCACAGGAGAGCTGCGGCCAGGGGCACCCCCTGAGGCTGGCCTGGGCTCTCCTGGGGTCCCCCGACGACCGGCTGGGATGGGACAGGTGGAATGGGGGGCACCTGGCGTGATGGACTccagcaggaaggccacagaCGCTGGGAAGCAGAGAATGGTGGCCAGGTTCAGCCCGTGCAGCAGCAGTCCCACCTGCTCCGTCAGGGCACCCTGGGGGGTAGGGGCAACACTCAGCCAGGGCCCACTCCCTGGACCACGGGTCCCCGTGGGCAAGGCTGCCAGGCCCAGGGTGCAGCCCCTCCCAGGAGAGCCACACACAGTGGGGAGGGTGGCACCTGCCCTGAGCCCAGGCCTGTGAGGAGGGGACCCCTGGCCCCGGCAGCGGCATGCAGGCACTGCTTACCACCGCCAGGCGCTTCTCCACATGGAAGGCGGCCACAGCAAAGGCATTGGCCACTGAGGACAGAAGAGCACAGGGCGGTTCAGGCTCAGtaagccctcccccacccaagaCCCTCCTCAGTGCCCAGCTCACCAATAATCAGGCACAGGGCCGGCCAGCTGTAGGGGTCCTTCAGGAACAGAGACACCACCTGGATGGGGTCCACCAGGATGCcatacctgggggtggggagatgaaggcctgagcaggtgaggggggcctcaggggtggggccagggccctggggaaGACACTCACTTGATGAGGTTCTCCAAAAACAGCCGTGCATTGCTCAAGATCTGCAAGAGAGGGCGGCGCACATCTGCGGCGGGCATGGCAGAGGCTCCAGAAGCAGGGGAAAGGCTGTGGGGCTGAGCCGAGCAGTGCTGCCCGCTGCCAggcctctgccagcccagcccaggcctgcaaTGGCTCCAGAGGACAAGGACCCCATCCCACCAGCCTCTCACCCACCAGGCAGTGCGCCCACAGCTCCCAGGGCGCCTCCTAGGACTGCGCAGGGAGGGTGTGGTGTGCCTGGGGCCTCCGTAGGGGCAGCCAGGAGCCTTGGGGCAGGTGTGTCTCGGGGCCGAGGGTTGAAGGCCTGAGGCCATATCAGCCCAAACAGACCCTTgttcccagccccaccctgcaTGCTGCCCATTGAGCCCTGGACTCCAGCTGCTCCTGGGCCAGCACTGCCAGTCCCACCCCAAGGTGCCAGCAGGAACTGGGCCCCAGCAGCAGGGGCTTCAGCCAGGCCACAAGGTGCGTTAGAGGCATTT contains:
- the DGAT1 gene encoding diacylglycerol O-acyltransferase 1, giving the protein MSDRGGAGGSRRRRTGSRTSGQGGGGGPAAAEEEVRDVGAGGDAPAPAPEKDKGRDSDVGSGSWDLRCHRLQDSLFSSDSGFSNYRGILNWCVVMLILSNARLFLENLIKYGILVDPIQVVSLFLKDPYSWPALCLIIVANAFAVAAFHVEKRLAVGALTEQVGLLLHGLNLATILCFPASVAFLLESITPVGSVLALTTYTILFLKLFSYRHVNLWCRELRASAKAKAASTGKKANGGAAQPSGTVSYPDNLTYGDLYYFLFAPTLCYELNFPRSPRIRKRFLLRRLLEMLFFTQLQVGLIQQWMVPTIQNSMKPFKDMDYSRIIERLLKLAVPNHLIWLIFFYWLFHSCLNAVAELMQFGDREFYRDWWNSESVTYFWQNWNIPVHKWCLRHFYKPMVRRGYSKWVARTGVFLASAFFHEYLVSIPLRMFRLWAFTGMMAQIPLAWIVSRFFRGNYGNAAVWLSLIIGQPVAVLMYVHDYYVLHHEALAAEA